Proteins encoded by one window of Planktothrix serta PCC 8927:
- a CDS encoding alpha/beta hydrolase, producing the protein MGTKRIYQGLPLYWHQDTVENDYRWLESIVRNTAPFSDAWTKARIVQLAYSIPKGVKTQTLYNLPIYGSYTSELAIAEALRSTCNLEEYPDFETQVNEDYVIRTLNSWHNKQFAKAVSRNFEVYVDRKYSNGFLVVSTARTSLNIDRELPPLERFRPLFNIAEMGQMMRKENFRYLTLRTHGYANPAHKFYQEFMAEIESLSEKGPINQIGTLENRSVYIGYTWPSEMPLIHPGLWSDLGDQKGISLKFLFILALIAWTVGTGFYILLTLIGVPFLNLFGMEMPLSPLWYWLNWNQISDLFAQWNWVTLTVFALWLLLMQILRISVYQRDRYRAIHYGAPDLAEFFWRLDKVLGENPYTSMPFYEPQKEIAIANYYSQNFPPMSVNLIGHSMGALVVVNVLRILSDRFGKEDRLEYEKNNMGDYLQLNKLILTAPDIPLEFLREGRNNYVRSAILRCNEIYLFSSDRDLVLRYMSILGNWFSEPSVEMSGLRLGNIYLKPVKNSINYQPYIRVMMSSQSAVQPTSAYDLFEKFNYIDCSEMPGVNAISLPLNIWTSLIIDVMNTVFFIAQKVDVHGGYYFTNTTSFDILKLLITRDGLSRTETLAEINRLITGKSVLVLPSYEPIQDSSEEDFYSQS; encoded by the coding sequence ATGGGTACTAAGCGAATATACCAAGGTTTACCCTTGTATTGGCATCAAGACACCGTTGAAAATGACTATCGTTGGTTAGAGTCGATTGTTCGTAACACGGCGCCGTTTTCTGATGCTTGGACAAAAGCCCGCATTGTCCAACTCGCTTATTCCATTCCCAAAGGGGTCAAGACTCAAACCCTTTATAATTTGCCTATTTATGGCTCTTATACCTCTGAATTAGCGATCGCAGAAGCATTACGTTCTACCTGTAATTTAGAAGAATACCCCGATTTTGAGACTCAGGTTAATGAAGATTATGTGATTCGTACCTTAAATAGTTGGCATAATAAACAATTTGCTAAAGCCGTCAGTCGCAACTTTGAAGTTTATGTAGATCGTAAATATTCTAATGGTTTTTTAGTTGTAAGTACAGCCCGCACTTCATTAAATATTGATCGAGAATTACCTCCTTTAGAACGATTTCGTCCCCTATTTAATATTGCTGAAATGGGGCAAATGATGCGGAAGGAAAACTTTCGCTATCTAACATTAAGAACTCATGGTTATGCAAATCCGGCTCATAAATTTTATCAAGAATTTATGGCAGAAATCGAGTCTTTATCCGAAAAGGGGCCGATTAATCAGATAGGTACATTAGAAAATCGGAGTGTTTATATTGGTTATACTTGGCCGAGTGAAATGCCCTTAATTCATCCGGGATTATGGAGTGATCTGGGTGATCAAAAAGGCATATCGTTGAAATTTTTATTTATTTTAGCCCTGATCGCTTGGACTGTGGGAACCGGATTTTATATTCTATTAACCTTAATTGGAGTTCCCTTCTTGAATTTATTCGGGATGGAAATGCCTTTATCTCCCCTGTGGTATTGGTTGAATTGGAATCAAATTTCTGATTTATTTGCTCAATGGAATTGGGTCACTCTAACGGTTTTTGCCCTGTGGTTGTTATTAATGCAAATCTTAAGAATTTCTGTTTATCAACGCGATCGCTATCGAGCCATTCATTACGGAGCACCAGATTTAGCAGAATTTTTTTGGAGATTAGATAAGGTTTTGGGTGAAAATCCTTATACCTCTATGCCTTTTTATGAACCTCAAAAAGAAATAGCGATCGCTAATTATTATAGCCAAAATTTCCCCCCGATGAGTGTTAACTTAATTGGTCATAGTATGGGGGCGTTAGTGGTTGTCAATGTGCTCCGAATTCTCTCGGATCGATTTGGTAAAGAAGATCGTCTGGAATATGAAAAAAATAATATGGGGGATTATTTACAATTAAATAAATTAATTTTAACGGCTCCTGATATTCCCTTAGAATTTCTCCGTGAAGGTCGAAATAATTATGTTCGCTCTGCGATTTTACGATGTAATGAAATTTATTTATTTTCCAGTGATAGAGATTTAGTTCTTCGTTATATGTCTATTCTCGGAAACTGGTTTAGTGAACCCAGCGTAGAAATGTCAGGATTGCGGTTAGGAAATATTTATTTAAAACCCGTCAAAAATTCTATTAACTATCAACCCTATATTCGGGTAATGATGAGTTCTCAATCGGCGGTTCAACCCACTTCAGCTTATGATTTATTTGAAAAATTCAACTATATTGATTGTTCAGAAATGCCGGGAGTTAATGCTATTTCTCTCCCTTTAAATATCTGGACAAGCCTGATTATTGACGTGATGAATACTGTATTTTTTATCGCCCAAAAAGTAGATGTTCATGGGGGTTATTACTTCACGAACACCACCAGTTTTGATATTTTAAAACTTTTAATTACTAGAGATGGATTATCTCGCACAGAAACCTTAGCTGAAATTAACCGCCTGATTACAGGGAAATCGGTTTTAGTTTTACCTTCCTATGAACCCATACAAGACAGCAGCGAGGAAGACTTTTACAGTCAATCCTAA
- the ygfZ gene encoding CAF17-like 4Fe-4S cluster assembly/insertion protein YgfZ, whose product MISELQNLQASTGAIFEPLSTGEIIPMTFGNDPEAITATKQGVGLYDRSHWGLLKLSGEDRLRFLHNQSTNSIQTLKPGEGCDTVFVTSTARTLDLATALITEDAILLLISPNRRQHLIQWLDRYIFPMDQIQLQDITSDYAVFSLLGPDSPTILNKLGVTDLQQQPYGCHQLLEIAGSTLRITVGSGLATLGYTLMIPASDASSIWQVLTQVGAIPFGEAVWQHLRICQGRPVPDAELTEDYNPLEAGLWQTLSFDKGCYIGQETITRLNTYKGVKQQLWGIRLNAPVSPGTLIWSDEVKIGKLTSYTNTDGEHFGLGYIRTKAGGVGLKVKVGEIEAEVVDVPFLRHPPL is encoded by the coding sequence ATGATTTCAGAATTACAGAATTTACAAGCTTCTACAGGTGCTATTTTTGAACCCTTAAGCACTGGGGAAATTATTCCTATGACTTTTGGCAATGATCCTGAAGCCATCACCGCCACAAAACAGGGTGTTGGTTTGTATGATCGATCTCACTGGGGACTATTGAAACTTTCTGGGGAAGACCGACTGCGATTTTTACATAATCAAAGTACAAATTCTATTCAGACTCTCAAACCCGGAGAAGGTTGTGATACGGTATTTGTAACTTCGACGGCTCGCACCCTTGACCTAGCTACAGCGTTGATCACAGAAGATGCAATTCTGCTGTTAATTTCACCAAACCGTCGTCAGCATTTAATACAATGGCTAGATCGGTATATTTTCCCGATGGATCAAATACAATTGCAGGATATCACCAGCGATTATGCCGTTTTCAGTCTCCTAGGGCCAGATAGTCCTACTATTCTCAACAAGCTGGGTGTAACAGACCTGCAACAGCAACCCTACGGCTGTCATCAATTATTGGAAATTGCAGGTTCAACCCTCCGCATCACTGTTGGCAGTGGGTTAGCAACTCTGGGCTATACTTTGATGATTCCCGCCTCTGACGCCTCCTCTATCTGGCAAGTTTTAACTCAGGTGGGGGCTATTCCATTCGGTGAGGCCGTTTGGCAACATTTACGCATTTGTCAAGGTCGTCCAGTGCCCGATGCTGAATTAACAGAAGATTACAATCCTCTGGAAGCGGGTTTATGGCAAACGCTATCTTTTGATAAGGGTTGTTACATTGGTCAAGAAACCATTACCCGTCTCAATACTTATAAGGGTGTTAAACAACAACTGTGGGGAATTCGTTTGAATGCGCCTGTTTCACCGGGAACCCTAATCTGGAGTGATGAGGTCAAAATCGGAAAATTAACCAGTTATACCAACACCGATGGAGAACATTTTGGCTTAGGTTATATTCGCACAAAAGCGGGTGGAGTGGGTTTAAAGGTCAAAGTCGGTGAAATCGAGGCAGAAGTCGTGGATGTTCCTTTTTTAAGGCATCCACCCCTCTAG